In Torulaspora globosa chromosome 1, complete sequence, a genomic segment contains:
- a CDS encoding uncharacterized protein (ancestral locus Anc_6.309) → MEGAETRWALNRPVSAHITVHYEDGNKESGEGFEPVAGNKVVKTVLNIEADEPGVLEPSGPSSRSSMGSLRRYSLREASREEPEEGYVSPASSRRASNANSLHISDFYQCVHRDNGEQGSPKTAGSNPVARRYSEPRLPHNHYSRHHFQVHQHRGSCVSTASGNSPILRSLSCAADMDPTIMRLPPLTKRRSPQAGEEGASLSPCSSSSSIADSYCLDLSCACTRHHHRRNSVAVKFNKALYKRA, encoded by the coding sequence ATGGAAGGCGCAGAAACGAGATGGGCTTTGAATAGGCCGGTATCAGCTCATATCACGGTCCATTACGAGGATGGAAACAAGGAATCGGGCGAAGGCTTCGAGCCTGTGGCGGGCAATAAGGTGGTGAAGACGGTTCTGAACATAGAAGCAGATGAGCCGGGCGTTCTGGAGCCGAGTGGGCCGAGCAGCAGGTCGTCGATGGGTTCTCTCCGTCGATATTCGTTGAGGGAAGCGTCCAGGGAGGAGCCGGAGGAGGGTTATGTGTCGCCAGCGTCGTCGCGGCGGGCGTCGAATGCGAATTCGCTGCACATTAGCGACTTTTATCAGTGTGTGCATCGAGATAACGGCGAGCAGGGCTCGCCGAAAACGGCAGGCAGCAATCCGGTCGCCAGAAGGTATAGCGAGCCCAGGCTGCCCCACAACCATTACAGTCGTCATCATTTCCAAGTGCATCAGCATCGTGGTTCATGTGTCAGCACGGCGAGCGGGAACTCGCCAATACTGAGAAGCCTGTCTTGCGCCGCGGACATGGATCCTACCATCATGCGGTTGCCACCTCTGACGAAGCGGAGATCGCCGCAGGCTGGCGAAGAGGGAGCCTCGCTGTCGCCCTgctcgtcgtcgtcgtccaTAGCGGATAGCTATTGCTTGGATCTGTCGTGTGCCTGCACCAGACATCATCATAGAAGAAACTCCGTTGCGGTAAAGTTCAATAAAGCATTATATAAGAGGGCTTAA
- the SMM1 gene encoding tRNA-dihydrouridine(20) synthase (NAD(+)) (ancestral locus Anc_6.310) — MVCYAGKLVLAPMVRAGELPTRLLALQHGADLVWSPEIVDKKLIQCDRIVNEKLKTVDFVIPSTGGAKPATLVFRTFPEKERGKIIFQIGTATPSLALEAALKVIRDVDGIDVNAGCPKHFSIHSGMGAALLRTPDRLCAILEELVAKVGKPHGKPISVKIRLLDDEKSTLQLVERLCSTGISNLTVHCRTTPMRNREAPIRDYIPGIYRICQKMSVSLIMNGAVRDRGHFNSLKEELRLPGDIGGMMADCAESNPTVFSGNPLPWYESCRQYIKIAAEFDNHLGNTKYMLSRLVPGKSKFFQLFARCKTMVEIQYVLNQLGPNGEMLLDPSAYIDSCREQEKLLKRKANDLKSQQKQQEKRRKLAGNVDSNLQA, encoded by the coding sequence ATGGTCTGCTACGCTGGGAAGCTGGTGCTGGCACCGATGGTGAGGGCTGGTGAGCTTCCAACGAGGCTGCTGGCGCTACAGCACGGAGCAGATCTGGTTTGGTCTCCGGAAATTGTggacaagaagctgatcCAGTGCGATCGGATTGTTAACGAAAAGCTTAAAACTGTGGATTTCGTTATCCCATCGACTGGCGGAGCCAAGCCGGCGACATTGGTGTTTAGGACTTTCCCGGAGAAGGAGAGAGGGAAGATAATCTTCCAGATCGGGACGGCTACGCCGTCCCTGGCGCTGGAAGCAGCCTTGAAGGTGATTAGGGACGTCGATGGGATTGACGTGAACGCGGGATGCCCGAAACACTTCTCTATCCATTCGGGGATGGGTGCTGCCTTGCTGAGAACGCCAGACAGGCTGTGCGCGATTCTGGAAGAGCTCGTCGCCAAGGTCGGTAAGCCGCATGGGAAGCCCATCAGTGTCAAGATACGGCTTCTGGACGATGAGAAGTCTACCTTGCAGTTGGTGGAAAGACTGTGTTCCACGGGGATCTCGAACCTGACGGTCCATTGCAGAACAACGCCCATGAGGAACCGTGAGGCGCCCATCAGGGACTATATCCCAGGCATCTACAGGATATGCCAGAAGATGAGCGTCTCTTTGATAATGAACGGTGCCGTACGAGACAGAGGCCATTTCAAcagtttgaaagaagagctgcGGCTGCCGGGCGACATTGGGGGGATGATGGCCGACTGTGCTGAGAGCAACCCTACGGTCTTCAGCGGAAACCCGCTGCCATGGTATGAAAGCTGTAGGCAATATATCAAAATAGCGGCGGAATTCGATAACCATCTGGGAAACACCAAGTATATGCTCTCGAGATTGGTTCCTGGTAAGAGCAAGttcttccagctttttgCTCGATGCAAGACAATGGTTGAGATCCAGTACGTTCTGAATCAGCTAGGACCCAATGGAGAGATGTTGTTAGATCCTTCTGCCTACATCGATAGTTGCAGGGAGCAGGAAAAGCTGCTCAAGCGGAAGGCTAACGATTTGAAGTCACAGCAAAAGCAACAagagaagaggaggaagtTAGCAGGTAATGTTGACTCGAACTTACAGGCATGA
- the ACC1 gene encoding acetyl-CoA carboxylase ACC1 (ancestral locus Anc_6.311) has translation MSEESLFEVSNQNGEYETTDYSSQHAKLAPHFIGYNNLQTAEESPLKNFVRTHGGHTVISKVLIANNGIAAVKEIRSVRKWAYETFGNERAVQFVAMATPEDLEANAEYIRMADQYVEVPGGTNNNNYANVDLIVDIAERADVDAVWAGWGHASENPLLPESLARSKRKVIFIGPPGNAMRSLGDKISSTIVAQHAKVPCIPWSGTGVDEVKVDEETNLVSVEDSVYAKGCCSSPEDGLIKAKEIGFPVMIKASEGGGGKGIRKVEREEDFISLYHQAANEIPGSPIFIMKLAGKARHLEVQLLADQYGTNISLFGRDCSVQRRHQKIIEEAPVTIAKPDTFTEMEKAAIRLGKLVGYVSAGTVEYLYSHDDDKFYFLELNPRLQVEHPTTEMVSGVNLPAAQLQIAMGIPMHRIRDIRELYGLNPHTATPIDFEFKSEQSLKTQRRPIPKGHCTACRITSEDPNEGFKPSGGSLHDLNFRSSSNVWGYFSVGNNGGIHSFSDSQFGHIFAFGENRQASRKHMVVALKELSIRGDFRTTVEYLIKLLETEDFEENTITTGWLDDLISQKMTAEKPDPTLAVICGAATKAFIASEAARQDYIDSLKRGQVPAKTLLQTMFPVEFIHEGKRYKFTVAKSADDRYTLFINGSKCEVRARKLSDGGLLIAVGGKSHTIYWKEEVAATRLSVDSMTTLLEVENDPTQLRTPSPGKLVKFLVENGDHITAGQPYAEVEVMKMQMPLIAQESGVVQLLKQPGSTIAAGDIIAILSLDDPSKVKHALPFEGMLPDLGAPIIEGTKPAYKFKSLVTTLENILKGYDNQVIMNASLQQLIEVLRDPKLPYSEWKLQISALHSRLPAKLDEQLEQLVDRSAKRSAIFPARQLTKLMESALKQPDSDSMLGVVVEPLLEITRRYANGLAAHEHSVFVKFLEEYYNVEKLFNGPNVREENVILKLRDENIDNLEKVVLIVLSHAKVSAKNNLILAILKHYQPLCKISSDVASIISAPLKHIVELQSKATAKVALQAREILIQGALPSVKERTEQIEHILKSSVVQTSYGATKPKRTEPDMEILKDLIDSNYVVFDVLTQFLSHRDPAVAAAAAQVYIRRAYRAYTIGDVHVHNTNNPICEWKFQLPSAAFTAIPQMKSKLGMNRAMSVSDLTYTADSQSSPLRTGILVSAEHLDDADDALSQSLEVIPRNSSSANGPAPDRSGSTQSLSNVANIYVHSTDGFESEQEVLKRLSEILETNKQELISSAIRRITFMFGYSDGSYPKYYTFKGPSYNEDETIRHIEPALAFQLELGRMSNFNIKSIFTENRNIHVYEAVGKTSPLDKRFFTRGIIRTGRIRDDISIQEYLTSEANRLMSDILDNLEIIDTSNSDLNHIFINFSAVFDVSPEDVEAAFGGFLQRFGKRLLRLRIASAEIRIIIQDPQTKTPVPLRALINNVSGYVVKTELYTEVKNAKGEWVFKSLGKPGSMHLRPIATPYPVKEWLQPKRYKAHLMGTTYVYDFPDLFHQAAVSQWEKYSPETKLADDFFVANELIEDENGELTEVDREAGANAIGMVAFKITVKTPEYPRGRQFVVVANDITFKIGSFGPQEDEFFNKVTEYARKRGIPRIYLSANSGARIGIAEELVPLFLVAWKDASDSTKGFDYLYLTSENLQELKKYGKDNAVVTERIVEEGQERHVIKAIIGADDGLGVECLKGSGLIAGATSKAYHDIFTITLVTCRSVGIGAYLVRLGQRAIQIEGQPIILTGAPAINKVLGREVYSSNLQLGGTQIMYNNGVSHLTAADDLAAVEKIYEWLSYIPAKRNMPVPILETQDKWDRAIEYAPQENEAYDVRWMIAGRDTEEGYQSGLFDKGSFFETLSGWAKGVVVGRARLGGIPLGVIAVETRMIENLIPADPANPSSTETLIQEAGQVWYPNSAFKTAQAINDFNHGEQLPLMILANWRGFSGGQRDMYNEVLKYGSFIVDALVDYKQPIMIYIPPTGELRGGSWVVVDPTINPEQMEMYADVDSRAGILEPAGMVGVKYRREKLLGTMARLDPTYKALKQKLADSSLSSEEHQEISKKLASREQLLSPIYSQISVQFADLHDRSTRMLAKGVIRKELHWTEARRFFFWRLRRRLNEEYLIKRLDAELPLASRLEKIARLRSWYPASVDHENDRQVATWIEENYQLLDEHLKSLKVESFAQGLAKSLRNDHDNVINGLSEVLKMLSTEDKEKISKCLK, from the coding sequence ATGAGTGAAGAGAGTTTGTTCGAGGTTTCGAATCAAAATGGTGAATATGAGACTACAGATTACTCTAGCCAGCATGCGAAGCTGGCGCCCCACTTCATTGGGTACAACAATTTGCAGACCGCGGAAGAGTCTCCTTTAAAGAATTTCGTCAGAACTCACGGTGGCCACACAGTTATATCGAAAGTGCTTATTGCCAATAACGGTATTGCTGCAGTGAAGGAGATTCGTTCGGTGAGGAAATGGGCTTACGAAACATTTGGTAACGAAAGGGCAGTGCAATTTGTTGCGATGGCCACACCAGAAGATTTGGAGGCCAACGCTGAGTACATTAGAATGGCTGATCAATACGTAGAAGTTCCAGGTGGTACAAATAACAACAACTATGCTAACGTTGATCTTATCGTCGACATCGCTGAAAGAGCAGATGTAGATGCCGTCTGGGCAGGTTGGGGTCACGCTTCAGAGAACCCACTGCTGCCGGAAAGTTTGGCTAGATCAAAGAGGAAAGTTATCTTCATTGGGCCTCCGGGCAATGCAATGAGGTCGCTAGGTGATAAGATTTCTTCTACCATCGTTGCCCAACACGCAAAGGTCCCCTGTATACCTTGGTCTGGTACTGGTGTCGATGAAGTTaaagtcgatgaagaaactaaCTTGGTCTCGGTGGAAGATTCCGTTTACGCAAAGGGTTGCTGTTCTTCTCCAGAGGATGGTTTAATAAAGGCCAAAGAGATCGGTTTCCCAGTGATGATTAAAGCCTCCGAAGGTGGTGGTGGTAAAGGTATCAGGAAAGTTGAGCGCGAAGAGGATTTCATCTCGTTATATCACCAAGCCGCCAATGAAATTCCTGGCTCTCCTATCTTCATCATGAAATTGGCTGGCAAGGCACGTCACTTGGAAGTGCAATTGCTAGCAGATCAATACGGTACAAATATCTCGCTGTTTGGTCGTGACTGTTCCGTGCAAAGACGTCATCAAAAGATTATAGAAGAGGCCCCAGTGACAATCGCTAAACCCGACACTTTCACCGAAATGGAGAAGGCTGCGATTAGATTAGGTAAACTGGTCGGTTATGTCTCCGCTGGTACTGTCGAGTATTTATATTCTCATGATGATGACAAATTTTATTTCTTGGAATTAAATCCAAGATTACAAGTGGAGCATCCAACTACAGAGATGGTTTCAGGTGTTAATCTACctgctgctcaattgcAAATTGCGATGGGTATTCCAATGCACAGAATTCGTGATATTAGAGAGCTGTACGGATTGAACCCACATACTGCTACCCCAATCGATTTTGAGTTCAAATCCGAACAATCCTTGaaaactcaaagaaggcCAATTCCAAAGGGCCACTGCACCGCTTGTCGTATTACTTCGGAAGATCCAAATGAAGGTTTTAAGCCATCCGGTGGTTCTTTACATGATTTAAATTTCCGTTCTTCCTCAAATGTTTGGGGTTACTTCTCTGTTGGTAATAATGGTGGTATTCATTCATTTTCCGATTCGCAGTTTGGTCATATTTTTGCCTTCGGTGAAAATAGACAGGCCTCAAGGAAGCATATGGTTGtcgctttgaaagaattatCGATCAGAGGTGATTTTAGAACCACTGTCGAATATTTAATCAAACTACTGGAGACTGAAGATTTCGAGGAAAACACCATCACCACTGGTTGGTTAGATGACTTAATTTCTCAGAAAATGACAGCTGAAAAGCCAGATCCAACATTAGCTGTTATTTGTGGAGCTGCTACTAAGGCTTTTATTGCATCTGAAGCGGCTCGTCAGGACTATATCGACTCCTTGAAGAGAGGCCAAGTGCCGGCAAAGACTTTGCTACAGACTATGTTCCCAGTGGAATTTATTCATGAAGGTAAAAGATACAAGTTCACTGTTGCGAAATCTGCAGATGATCGTTATactctcttcatcaatggtTCTAAGTGCGAAGTTCGTGCTCGCAAACTTTCTGATGGCGGTCTCTTGATTGCCGTTGGCGGTAAATCTCACACAATCTACTGGAAGGAGGAAGTCGCCGCAACGAGACTCTCTGTTGACTCAATGACGACGCTGTTAGAAGTTGAAAATGATCCCACGCAACTACGTACCCCATCTCCAGGTAAACTGGTCAAATTCTTGGTTGAGAATGGTGACCACATTACTGCCGGTCAGCCATACGCTGAAGTTGAAGTGATGAAAATGCAAATGCCCTTGATCGCACAAGAAAGCGGTGTAGTTCAATTGTTGAAGCAACCTGGTTCCACCATTGCTGCCGGTGACATTATTGCAATCTTGAGTCTGGATGACCCTTCAAAGGTGAAGCATGCTTTGCCATTCGAAGGTATGCTACCAGATTTGGGAGCCCCAATTATCGAGGGTACAAAACCAGCCTACAAATTCAAGTCCTTGGTTACAACTCTTGAGAACATATTGAAGGGCTATGATAACCAAGTGATCATGAATGCCTCTTTGCAACAATTAATTGAGGTTTTGAGGGATCCAAAATTGCCTTACTCTGAGTGGAAGCTACAAATTTCTGCTCTACATTCGAGATTACCAGCAAAGCTTGATGAGCAATTGGAACAATTAGTCGATCGTTCTGCTAAACGTTCTGCTATATTTCCAGCCAGGCAGCTAACTAAGTTAATGGAAAGCGCTTTGAAACAACCAGACTCAGACAGCATGCTGGGCGTTGTGGTGGAGCCATTGTTGGAAATTACAAGACGCTATGCGAATGGTTTGGCTGCTCACGAACACTCTGTGTTTGTCAAGTTCCTGGAGGAGTACTATAACGTTGAAAAACTGTTCAACGGTCCAAATGTTCGCGAAGAGAACGTCATTTTGAAGTTGCGTGATGAAAACATTGATAATTTAGAAAAGGTTGTACTGATTGTTTTATCACATGCAAAGGTTTCAGCAAAGAACAATTTGATTCTAGCAATTTTGAAGCATTACCAACCTCTCTGTAAGATATCTTCAGATGTTGCTTCCATTATTTCCGCTCCATTAAAGCACATTGTGGAATTGCAATCCAAGGCTACCGCTAAGGTAGCCTTGCAAGCTAGGGAGATCTTGATTCAAGGCGCATTGCCCTCAGTCAAGGAAAGAACAGAGCAGATTGAACACATCCTAAAATCTTCTGTCGTTCAGACTTCTTATGGAGCCACGAAACCAAAGCGCACTGAACCTGACATGgaaattttgaaggatttgatTGATTCCAACTATGTGGTGTTCGATGTTTTGACCCAATTTTTGAGTCACCGCGATcctgctgtcgctgctgctgctgctcaagTTTACATTCGTAGAGCTTATAGAGCTTACACGATCGGAGATGTCCATGTTCACAATACAAATAATCCGATCTGCGAATGGAAGTTCCAGTTGCCATCCGCAGCTTTCACAGCAATTCCTCAGATGAAATCTAAGCTGGGCATGAACAGAGCGATGTCTGTTTCTGACCTGACTTACACTGCTGATAGCCAGAGCTCGCCGTTGAGAACAGGTATCTTAGTGTCTGCCGAGCACCTCGACGATGCTGACGATGCTTTATCTCAAAGTCTGGAGGTCATTCCAAGAAACAGCTCGTCTGCTAACGGTCCAGCTCCAGACAGATCCGGAAGCACTCAATCTTTGAGCAATGTCGCCAACATTTATGTCCACTCAACCGATGGATTTGAGTCAGAACAggaagtcttgaagagattgagTGAAATTTTGGAAACCAATAAGCAAGAACTTATCTCATCCGCTATTCGTCGTATCACCTTCATGTTTGGATACAGCGATGGTTCTTATCCAAAGTATTACACTTTCAAGGGCCCAAGCTAtaatgaagatgaaacaATTCGTCATATCGAGCCTGCTCTGGCTTTCCAGTTGGAGTTAGGAAGAATGTCGAATTTTAACATCAAGTCGATTTTCACTGAAAACAGAAACATCCATGTTTATGAAGCAGTTGGTAAGACATCTCCTTTAGATAAGAGATTCTTTACCAGAGGTATCATTAGAACTGGACGTATTCGCGATGACATTTCCATCCAAGAGTATCTGACTTCTGAAGCAAACAGATTGATGAGCGATATTCTGGATAACCTTGAAATTATTGACACCTCAAATTCTGACTTGAACCATATCTTCATTAACTTTTCTGCCGTTTTCGACGtttctccagaagatgtcgaGGCCGCCTTTGGCGGCTTCCTGCAAAGGTTCGGAAAGAGGCtgttgagattgagaaTCGCATCTGCCGAGATCCGTATTATCATTCAAGACCCACAAACTAAAACTCCGGTTCCTCTGCGCGCTTTGATTAACAATGTTTCCGGCTATGTTGTCAAAACAGAACTGTATACCGAGGTGAAGAATGCGAAGGGCGAGTGGGTCTTCAAGTCGTTAGGTAAACCAGGATCTATGCACTTGAGGCCAATCGCTACCCCATACCCTGTAAAGGAATGGTTGCAACCAAAGCGTTACAAAGCACACTTGATGGGCACAACTTACGTTTACGATTTTCCAGATTTGtttcatcaagctgctgTCTCCCAGTGGGAAAAATACTCTCCAGAAACAAAGCTAGCTGATGATTTCTTCGTTGCTAACGAAttgattgaagatgaaaatggCGAATTGACCGAAGTTGATCGGGAGGCTGGTGCCAATGCAATCGGTATGGTTGCATTCAAGATTACTGTTAAGACTCCTGAATACCCTCGTGGTCGTCAGTTCGTCGTTGTTGCTAATGATATCactttcaaaattggttcATTTGGCCCACAGGAAGATGAATTCTTTAACAAAGTTACTGAGTATGCCAGAAAACGTGGTATTCCAAGAATATACTTGTCTGCCAACTCTGGTGCTAGAATCGGTATCGCCGAAGAATTAGTGCCTTTATTCCTGGTTGCTTGGAAAGATGCCTCCGACTCCACTAAAGGTTTCGACTACCTATATTTGACCAGCGAAAACTtgcaagaattgaagaaatatggtAAAGATAATGCCGTGGTCACTGAGCGCATAGTTGAAGAAGGCCAGGAGAGGCATGTCATCAAAGCAATCATCGGTGCCGATGACGGCCTGGGTGTGGAATGTTTGAAGGGATCTGGCTTGATTGCAGGTGCTACCTCAAAAGCTTACCACGATATTTTCACCATAACTCTGGTTACATGTAGATCTGTTGGTATCGGTGCCTACTTGGTTAGATTAGGTCAAAGAGCCATTCAAATTGAGGGTCAACCAATCATCTTGACCGGTGCACCAGCAATTAATAAGGTTTTGGGTAGAGAAGTTTACTCCTCCAACCTTCAACTCGGTGGTACCCAGATCATGTACAATAATGGTGTTTCGCATTtaacagcagcagatgacttggctgctgttgaaaaaatttATGAATGGTTGTCTTACATTCCTGCCAAGCGCAACATGCCCGTGCCAATCCTCGAAACCCAAGACAAATGGGATCGTGCAATTGAGTATGCTCCGCAAGAAAACGAGGCTTACGACGTCAGATGGATGATTGCTGGTCGTGACACTGAGGAAGGTTACCAATCCGGTCTCTTTGATAAAGGTAGTTTCTTCGAAACTTTGTCCGGCTGGGCGAAGGGTGTTGTCGTTGGTAGAGCACGTCTGGGAGGTATTCCACTGGGTGTCATCGCTGTCGAAACCAGAATGATTGAAAACTTGATCCCAGCTGATCCAGCTAATCCTAGCTCAACTGAGACCTTGATCCAGGAAGCTGGTCAAGTGTGGTATCCAAATTCTGCTTTCAAGACCGCCCAAGCAATTAACGATTTCAATCACGGTGAGCAACTACCTCTAATGATTCTAGCTAACTGGAGAGGTTTCTCAGGTGGCCAACGTGATATGTACAATGAGGTCTTAAAATACGGTTCCTTCATTGTCGATGCCTTGGTTGACTATAAGCAGCCAATCATGATTTATATTCCACCAACCGGTGAATTGAGAGGTGGTTCTTGGGTTGTCGTTGATCCAACCATCAATCCAGAGCAAATGGAAATGTACGCTGATGTTGACTCTAGGGCTGGTATTCTAGAACCTGCAGGTATGGTTGGTGTCAAGTACCGTAGAGAGAAACTACTCGGAACTATGGCCAGATTGGATCCAACTTACAAAGCGTTGAAACAAAAACTGGCTGATTCATCGCTATCGAGCGAAGAACATCAAGAGATCTCCAAAAAACTTGCCAGCCGCGAACAATTACTATCACCAATTTACAGTCAAATCAGTGTACAATTCGCCGACCTACACGATAGGTCAACCCGTATGTTGGCTAAAGGCGTAATCAGAAAGGAATTACATTGGACAGAGGCCCGtcgcttcttcttctggagaTTGAGACGTAGATTGAATGAAGAATATTTGATCAAGAGATTAGATGCCGAATTGCCACTAGCGTCGAGATTAGAGAAGATTGCTAGACTGAGATCATGGTACCCAGCATCTGTTGATCACGAAAATGATAGACAAGTTGCCACTTGGATAGAAGAAAACTATCAGCTACTGGATGAGCAtttgaaatccttgaaaGTAGAATCGTTTGCTCAAGGCTTGGCCAAGTCTCTAAGAAACGATCACGATAATGTTATTAACGGACTGTCcgaagtgttgaagatgTTGTCCACCGAAgacaaggaaaagatttCCAAATGTCTGAAATAA
- the TIM23 gene encoding protein transporter TIM23 (ancestral locus Anc_6.312) translates to MSWLFGRNSSTQENKKEVAVDSSSTLGFDPAQVTNVSSIISSPGALDPSRLHPLAGLEKGVEYLDLEEEQLSTLEGSQGLIPSRGWTDDLCYGTGAVYLIGLGLGGSYGFFEGLNNIPPNSPGKLQLNTVLNHITRRGPFLGNNMGVLALTYNLINSSIDSFRGKHDTPGSVAAGALTGALFKSSRGLKAMGYSSVMMAAAAASWCGVKKSILE, encoded by the coding sequence ATGTCGTGGTTGTTTGGGAGAAATTCTAGTACGCAggagaacaagaaggaagtgGCTGtcgacagcagcagcacACTCGGATTCGATCCCGCACAGGTTACCAATGTTTCTAGCATAATCTCGTCACCTGGGGCGCTGGATCCTTCGAGGTTACATCCGTTGGCTGGTCTGGAGAAAGGTGTGGAGTATTTGGATTTGGAGGAAGAACAGCTGTCCACTTTGGAAGGCTCACAAGGTTTGATCCCATCGCGTGGATGGACCGACGATCTATGTTACGGTACGGGTGCCGTTTATCTGATCGGTTTGGGTCTAGGTGGATCTTACGGGTTTTTCGAAGGGCTGAATAATATTCCACCCAACAGCCCTGGAAAATTGCAATTAAACACCGTTCTGAATCACATCACGAGGAGAGGTCCCTTCTTGGGTAACAATATGGGTGTTCTAGCGTTGACCTATAACTTGATCAACTCATCTATCGATTCATTCAGAGGGAAGCATGATACGCCGGGCTCCGTGGCAGCAGGCGCTTTGACAGGAGCACTGTTCAAGTCCTCCAGAGGCTTGAAAGCTATGGGTTACTCATCCGTGATGATGGCAGCCGCTGCCGCTTCTTGGTGCGGTGTCAAGAAATCAATTTTGGAATGA
- the RRT12 gene encoding Rrt12p (ancestral locus Anc_6.313) — MRFIFWLMGTVLMITGYGSAEEFFVRFKTPKTFDTFMGSGIERLRLIKDLVHCRIGRAFSFGSFRGLTIDVSSEIAARIRKNPLVAEVVPNVVFNAFEHDDRQRGSRFHYDPRFTKLQRGAPRHLSRLSRRSQLPYNSNGEEGRPARFNYYYDKKHRGEGVNAYIVDTGIYKEHEDFQGRAIFGLDLTGEGPGDGNGHGTHVAGIVGSKSFGVAKGVTMVEVKALNAKGQGNLTTVISAMEFSVNHCRSSNRKGCVINLSLGAIRNSVINQAVKAAHEAGMVIVVAAGNSNINACWNSPASASQAISVGAFDDRTDTIAKFSNWGSCVDIFAPGVRVCSLSSLPPYKPTVFSGTSMASPSITGLAAILLDKGVKHTEIKDHIIGMSTSDVFQRRTLIFKPGTPNRVAFNGVDKSDDRFSNPVYQAINDDSLIDDLRSYQPGLEKLRSIADGGVTINNPKDDSPRPDCYPNPSKRTVLSP, encoded by the coding sequence ATGAGGTTTATTTTTTGGCTGATGGGGACGGTGCTGATGATAACTGGATATGGATCTGCAGAGGAGTTTTTCGTGAGATTCAAGACACCTAAAACATTTGATACATTTATGGGGTCAGGAATTGAGCGATTACGTTTGATCAAGGATCTTGTACACTGCAGAATCGGCAGAGCTTTTTCGTTCGGCTCATTTCGAGGGCTCACAATCGATGTGTCCAGCGAAATAGCGGCGAGGATCAGGAAAAATCCTCTAGTGGCAGAGGTGGTGCCAAATGTCGTGTTCAACGCGTTTGAGCACGACGACCGTCAGCGAGGGTCACGGTTTCACTATGATCCGCGGTTCACTAAATTACAGCGAGGTGCTCCAAGGCATTTGTCCCGTCTGTCTCGTCGATCACAGTTACCGTATAATTCCAACGGCGAAGAGGGCCGTCCTGCCCGCTTCAATTATTACTACGACAAGAAGCATCGTGGCGAGGGTGTTAACGCATATATAGTCGATACTGGGATCTACAAGGAACATGAGGATTTCCAAGGAAGGGCGATATTTGGTCTAGATCTCACCGGTGAGGGGCCAGGCGACGGAAATGGCCATGGTACTCATGTCGCAGGGATAGTGGGTTCGAAGAGTTTTGGAGTAGCTAAGGGGGTGACTATGGTGGAGGTGAAAGCGCTGAACGCTAAAGGGCAGGGGAACTTGACCACGGTGATCAGCGCAATGGAGTTTTCTGTAAATCATTGCCGGTCGTCAAATAGAAAAGGCTGTGTGATAAATTTGAGTCTTGGCGCTATCCGAAATTCTGTCATTAATCAAGCCGTGAAGGCCGCTCATGAGGCTGGTATGGTAATTGTCGTTGCTGCGGGCAATTCCAACATCAATGCTTGTTGGAACAGCCCCGCATCTGCTTCCCAGGCAATATCAGTGGGTGCTTTTGATGACCGAACGGACACGATCGCGAAGTTCAGCAACTGGGGGTCCTGTGTCGATATCTTTGCCCCGGGCGTCAGAGTCTGCTCCTTGTCAAGCCTTCCGCCGTATAAACCAACGGTATTTTCCGGTACTTCAATGGCATCGCCTAGCATTACAGGGCTGGCGGCTATCCTGTTAGACAAAGGTGTAAAACACACTGAAATCAAGGATCACATAATAGGAATGTCGACGAGTGATGTATTTCAGAGGCGAAccttgatcttcaagccAGGCACTCCCAATCGCGTGGCTTTCAACGGAGTCGACAAGTCGGACGACAGATTCAGCAATCCTGTCTACCAAGCTATCAACGACGATTCGCTGATCGACGACTTAAGAAGCTATCAACCGGGCCTGGAGAAATTACGATCGATTGCAGACGGTGGCGTCACCATAAACAATCCCAAAGACGACAGTCCACGGCCCGATTGTTATCCCAACCCAAGTAAGAGAACTGTCTTATCGCCCTGA